In bacterium, a single genomic region encodes these proteins:
- the map gene encoding type I methionyl aminopeptidase yields MIILKSKQEIEKIRVAGKIVAEVLQHLVQITRPGITTKYLEEIAHKMIISRNGIPSFLGYEGFPGSICTSINHEVVHGIPSATRILKNGDLLKIDLGVLLNGYHADAAVTVPIGQITAQAEKLVRVAKDALKIGISKARLPNRLGDISYAIEFYTQCYGYAVTRDYSGHGIGRDLHEAPQVPNFGEQGKGPRLKPGMVLCIEPMINTGDYEIDVLNNGWTVVTKDKSWSAHFEHTIVVTEDEPEILTK; encoded by the coding sequence ATGATTATCTTAAAATCTAAACAAGAAATAGAAAAGATACGAGTGGCAGGTAAAATAGTCGCTGAAGTCTTACAACATCTTGTGCAAATAACCAGACCAGGCATAACGACGAAATATCTGGAAGAAATAGCCCATAAAATGATTATTAGTCGAAACGGAATACCATCATTCCTGGGATATGAGGGATTTCCGGGGAGTATTTGCACCTCAATTAATCACGAAGTCGTCCACGGAATTCCTTCTGCAACACGAATTCTTAAAAATGGAGACCTTCTGAAGATAGACTTAGGGGTTTTGTTAAATGGTTATCATGCAGACGCCGCAGTAACTGTTCCTATTGGACAAATAACTGCACAGGCAGAAAAATTAGTTCGGGTAGCAAAAGATGCCCTGAAAATAGGTATTTCTAAAGCAAGATTACCAAATAGATTAGGGGACATCTCCTATGCTATCGAATTTTATACCCAATGTTATGGATATGCGGTCACGCGTGATTATAGCGGTCATGGAATTGGACGAGATTTACATGAAGCACCACAAGTCCCTAATTTTGGTGAACAGGGTAAAGGACCACGACTTAAACCAGGTATGGTTCTCTGTATAGAACCAATGATAAATACCGGTGATTATGAAATAGATGTATTAAATAATGGCTGGACAGTGGTAACAAAAGACAAAAGCTGGTCGGCTCATTTTGAACATACCATAGTCGTGACAGAAGATGAACCGGAGATATTGACAAAGTAG
- the secY gene encoding preprotein translocase subunit SecY, with amino-acid sequence MQGLEAILNPFKVYELRKRILFTLGLLAVYRLGVAVPTPGVDGAALSFFFQQARGTIVGLLDLFSGGAFERFSIFALGIMPYISASIIMSLLQPVIPYLQRLSKEGDVGRKRITKYTRYLTLLIGLIQATGMSIWIQNMQTPDGRGFVLNPGLGFHIMTVMTLTTGTAFVMWLGEQITDRGIGNGSSLIIFTSIISRIPQAILQSGHRLLIGEMSIFVILFILVIGILLTASVVMIIQAHRKISVQYGKRIIGRKVYGGQSTHLPLQVNMAGVIPIIFASSLLALPATFVTFLGTQQAEFLTFLYRQLNPGGVIYHLLMAAGIIFFTYFYIAVIFNPTDVADNMRKYGGFIPGIRPGKPTADYIERILKRITFVGAIFLALIDFIPSVVIQSMHIPFYFGGTSILIVVGVALDTVRQIESHLLMRHYDGFLKKGRIKGRFT; translated from the coding sequence CTAAGGAAAAGGATATTATTTACCCTCGGATTATTAGCCGTTTATAGATTAGGGGTAGCAGTACCTACGCCGGGTGTCGATGGAGCGGCATTAAGTTTCTTCTTCCAACAAGCAAGAGGAACAATAGTCGGATTATTAGACCTGTTTTCAGGTGGGGCATTTGAGCGGTTTTCTATCTTTGCCTTAGGAATTATGCCTTACATCAGTGCCTCGATTATTATGTCTTTATTACAACCTGTTATTCCTTATCTCCAGAGATTATCAAAAGAAGGAGATGTTGGTAGAAAAAGAATTACTAAATATACAAGGTATCTAACATTACTCATTGGACTTATTCAAGCAACTGGAATGAGTATCTGGATTCAAAATATGCAAACTCCAGACGGCAGAGGATTTGTTTTAAATCCAGGTCTGGGCTTTCATATAATGACGGTTATGACGCTAACTACGGGCACGGCATTTGTAATGTGGCTTGGAGAACAAATTACAGACCGGGGTATAGGCAATGGTAGTTCATTAATCATCTTTACAAGCATTATTTCAAGAATACCGCAGGCTATTCTTCAAAGTGGACATCGATTGCTAATAGGTGAAATGAGTATTTTTGTCATTCTTTTTATCCTCGTGATTGGTATTTTACTTACGGCAAGTGTTGTGATGATAATTCAAGCACATCGCAAAATATCTGTTCAATATGGTAAACGGATTATCGGTCGTAAGGTCTATGGTGGTCAGAGCACCCATTTGCCACTCCAGGTAAATATGGCGGGAGTCATACCGATTATCTTTGCCTCATCGCTTCTGGCTCTGCCGGCTACCTTTGTAACATTTCTGGGCACCCAACAGGCTGAATTTCTCACCTTCCTGTATAGACAATTAAATCCAGGTGGTGTTATTTATCATTTGTTAATGGCAGCGGGTATTATCTTTTTTACTTATTTCTATATCGCGGTCATATTTAATCCAACTGATGTCGCCGATAATATGCGAAAATATGGTGGTTTTATCCCTGGTATTCGACCAGGTAAACCTACTGCTGACTATATCGAGCGGATTCTTAAAAGAATTACCTTCGTAGGTGCTATATTTTTAGCCTTGATTGATTTTATTCCATCCGTAGTTATTCAATCAATGCATATACCTTTTTATTTCGGAGGAACTTCAATCCTTATTGTTGTGGGCGTAGCTCTGGATACGGTCAGACAAATTGAATCTCATCTTTTGATGAGACATTATGATGGATTCTTAAAGAAAGGTAGAATTAAAGGTAGATTTACATAA
- a CDS encoding adenylate kinase: MRLIFLGPPGVGKGTQAELISKKFEIPQISTGDILRQAVKEQTELGLLAKKYMDKGELVTDEIIINLIKGRLLEDDCKAGFILDGFPRTIAQAETLTATLKEMGISLDAVIDLKVNDDVVIKRLTGRRVCKACGSNFHIYYQPPKNEFKCDKCGEELYQRDDDKEEVITRRLKVFKEQTAPLINYYKKINILKEVDTDAEIPLVFDRIMNVLEKNDYLKI, translated from the coding sequence ATGCGATTAATATTTTTAGGACCACCAGGCGTAGGAAAAGGAACCCAGGCAGAGTTAATTTCTAAAAAGTTTGAAATTCCACAAATCTCCACCGGAGATATTCTCCGCCAGGCAGTTAAAGAGCAAACAGAACTGGGTCTGCTTGCCAAAAAATATATGGATAAAGGCGAGTTAGTCACGGATGAAATAATTATAAATTTGATAAAAGGACGATTGTTAGAGGATGATTGCAAAGCAGGTTTTATCCTTGATGGATTTCCAAGAACTATTGCTCAGGCAGAAACATTAACCGCGACATTGAAAGAAATGGGTATATCCTTAGATGCGGTTATAGACTTGAAGGTAAATGATGATGTCGTAATTAAACGATTAACCGGCAGAAGGGTTTGCAAAGCCTGCGGCTCTAATTTCCATATCTATTATCAACCACCCAAAAATGAGTTTAAATGTGATAAGTGTGGGGAAGAACTTTATCAACGAGATGATGACAAAGAAGAGGTTATAACACGGCGATTAAAAGTTTTTAAAGAACAAACTGCTCCGTTAATTAATTATTATAAAAAGATTAATATCTTAAAAGAAGTAGATACCGATGCTGAAATACCACTGGTCTTTGATAGGATAATGAATGTGTTAGAAAAAAATGATTATCTTAAAATCTAA